The Prunus dulcis chromosome 3, ALMONDv2, whole genome shotgun sequence genome segment AAAAAGAGGTATCTGAAAGTAAGAATCTAAGCTTACGTATTAATTTTGCGCATTTTAACAATAGTAGTACTACTGTCAACAAAGAAAATCGTCCTGTATATTGGAGTAGGCTAGCTTTGTATAGAATAATTGGGCAGTATGTTATGCATGGTTGTTTTGTAACTATATGTGATCACTAACTGAAAATTTGTCAGTATCTATCTTTTGGGAATATACTTTGCAGCCTTGAAATTTTAGTTCAAACTCTCCTTTAATTTTctgatgtatatatatgtgtgtgtgtgtgtgtgtgcccttctaatttctttctttcctcttttttcttcccaattttgggccttttttctctttcaggAGATTTGAGATGTTGTTGCGACGCCGTGATGTTGAACGGTGGATGAGCTATCGCCACTTACCAGAAGAACTGAGAAGGTATGTCAGTACTGACTCTAAGCACATGTTTATGAACATGTTCATCAATAACTTTTATCTCTAATGTTTTCTGGCATTTGTTGGCAATTTAACTCATGTAGACAAGTAAGGCAAGCAGAACGTTATAATTGGTCTGCAACTAGAGGTGTAAATGAAGAAATGCTTTTGGAGAATTTGCCTGAAGACCTTCAAAGAGATATAAGGCGCCATCTCttcaaatttgtgaaaaaagtAAGATCTCCATTGTATGCCTACTACTTAGTTCTGTGTTCTATGCTTTGAAATGCTGCAGTGCATCTTTTAGGCTGAGTGTTGAACCTACAGAGAGTCGTTTCATAACTAAAAGTCAGTATGTTAAAGAAGCACTATGAGTGATACCTCCTGATGTTAAGTTTAGAGAGCATCCATGCAGCATGCATGTTCCCGTAACTTAAAAGAATATTGCAGGTTCGGATTTTTGCCCTGCTAGAAGATCCTGTCTTAGATGCAATTTGTGAgaaactaaaacaaaagaCATACATCAAAGGAAGCAAAATCTTTTATCCTGGAGGCCTGGTTGAGAAGATGGTGTTTATTGTGCGAGGAAGAGTGGAGAGCATTGGGGAGGATGGGATTGTTGTTTCCTTATGTGAAGGGGATGTCTGCGGCGAAGAACTTCTCACATGGTGTCTAGAGCATCCTTCAGTAAACAATGGTATTATTTTGATAACTGCTCACTTGTTTGAATTACTCCAATTCATTACATAAACTAAATACTTATTCAACATGTTGTTTTGtggatggaaaaaaaaaaagtcaggATCCCTGGTCGGAAATTGTTGAGCAACAGGATGGTAAGGTGCTTGAGTAACGTAGAAGCATTTTCACTCCGAGCTGCAGACCTGGAAGAATTCACCAGTCGTTTTGCAAGATTCTTACGGAATGCACGCGTGCAAGGAGCCATAAGGTTACTTACTATCTCAACCAACatagcttcttctttttttgctcTTGTTTATCTCCTACGGCACGTGTTTTCGATTTTGCAACATGGAAGCATACTAATCTGATTTTAATCGTAATGAAGCAATTTGGTCATTGTGGTAAGAAAGTGAAACTTGAttgattgtgatttttgtttttgatagGTATGAATCACCGTATTGGAGAGGTCTTGCAGCAAAGAGAATTCAAGTAGCGTGGAGATACAGGAAGAAGCGTCTAAGTCGTGCAAGCATCCCTCGCTCCTCTCGCCTGCATGACCAATCACTTGATGAAACGCGCCGTTTCTCATGTAAAGCATTTTGATTTCctcaaggaaaagaaaatcaacgGATAAATAAAtaggttgattttgattttcttaggGAGGGACGTAGACTAATAAAAGTAGGATCGTAGTAGCTGATTGTGTCcagtatttaattattaatctaTTTACTGTCGTTAGTCTTAGTTCGAACAGTTCTGAATATACTTTCGTACACATCCTAGAAGATTTGAGAATGTTGTCAAAGTTTCTTTGactcaaattttgaattttccaaAGTGTCCATTATTTGCCGTATTTACGAATGGGACAACATTTTCTTTGTACTTTGCGCACTTACCCCTTTATTTAACGTTGAGACATCCTATTTGCAACCATGATGAGACAGCTCCTCATTCGCAAGTTTCAACGAAAATGTTTATGTAAATTTTgacattaaataaaattaagttGCAATCACTAAATTAGCGGTCCAAATCATGGATTATGCTCAAACTTGTTTATCTTCATTGTACACGAGTAAAATGCTTAATTATTGGAAACATTAGTTGCTGAGTGCTTGCATTCGATCATATTTAAGATAATACAATATCGGCTCGTTTATGGAGAAGCACATGGGAGATGCTTCTTTCTATAATTACTTAAAATTATTTTCCCCATAAGTGATTCTAGCCTAATCCAGAATCACTCTCAAACGAGCCATATGTCAATTAAGAAAAGGATATTATGAATCTTCTGTTTAGTAGTAGTTGTCCTCACCTTAATAGGAAGAAGCTTCAAGTTCAAATTACATCAATATAAATATTGAAATATGATACATTATATTTTTGGGGACTTCAATACTTAGTTGTACGAACTCATCGaataacataattttatttgtgagTTGCCGCTGTAAAAATAGCTTTATAAATGTTtcgttattattattatttttaaacacTATGGAAAAGCTTATGTAAACATAGAAATTTAGGGcaaaccaaaaaggaaaaggaaaagaaaatttgattaaaGGAATTGTTCAACTCACCCATCCTACCTCCTGTGGAAAGTTTAGAGGATGCGCATGTACATACCCAAATTGGTTAGTAATTATTTGTCTTTATATATAGGATAAGAGTTAAACTATTTGCATTTCAATccttgaattaaaaataaataacacaaAAACCTTATTTTgggtaaaataaataaacttcaTACTCCCTCAACCACTTAAAAATTCCGCACAAGCCCAGTTGATTTTTATATAGGAGTGGGGGGCCCTATAATACTTGCGAACAAAGGAACCCAGACGGCGCCGAGTATTTAAGAGTGCGCGAAACCAGAACACATCTCAACAAGCCATGGCAACCACCTTGGGCTGCCGCCTTACCGTTCTTGCCTCACCCGCTGCCTCTCGGTACGTATTCGATCCTTATAGTTATAGCTACCATTGATCTCataaatacagagaaatgaaaaataaaaaattagcgTGTTTGGTAATGAGATCGCCATCTTATAAGGAACCCActtctgtttttgttcttagtttaattttgaatttttttttttccctggcttcgttcttttttttcttttcgattTCATAATTCCTTGAAACAGTTAAGAGTTAATTGGGTCTTGggcaattttttatttttgtattttttatttttgtattcatTACTAttataaatttgtaaattttacTGCTTTAGCAAGAAGCGGATTTTAGGATTTTCAGACATTAGGAACGGAATCCTAATGtaagaggaaaaaaatggGACTTTAGGAAATTGTTTATGTAGCTCTGGTTTTGGATAAAGAATTTTTTGTAGCGTTACTCTTTAAACTTCTAACCTGGTAACGAGTTTGAGTCATGATCGCACTCTTATATGAAAGGGCTAAGGGAAGCCATAGCTAATCTCTGAAAGGTTGCCATAGATTTTGTTTGGGGAGGATCGGTATGACTTTGCAATGAAGAGTGTATAGTGTTGGTTGGTAGGTGGATCAAGTTCTTTCGTAGATACGGCACATAAATCTTTCAAGTGTTTCCTTTTAGTTGTACTGAAATAAACATAGCTTGCTTTTTGATGAGAGGTTGTTTTCAGAACAAACAGAGTGGCCAAGTGTGTACCCTTACCACGAGCACGGCCATGTCATACATGGCTCtacataaaattgaaaacagtttTCTAGAATCTGTAATtgccaaaagaaaaggtgCTGGAGACACGGATAAAGGGCTCACTGCATTGTAATGTTAGAGAAGTTCTGTGACGCCCTGTTTCGGAGCCTTGGAGTTGGAAGTCAGATTCTAAGGCCGGAGCTTATTTCTAAGGGTCTGAGTGATATAGATTTCTATCTCATGTGTTTCACTTAGATGGTTATTAAAACACAATTATAAGAATTATTAGCATGATTGTTTCTCAGCTCCTGTCTTCATCAATAGTAGCGTTCTattgaagaaacaaagagGGCTTCAGCTTGATGATTGTTTCTCAGCTCCTGTCTTAATGCTAATCAGTATACATTATATTGGTCTTTAACTAGGTATAACGATGTGAACCTCAAAAGACGCAACAAGCCCAACAGGGTTGCTTGCAAATCTAACTTGAGTACATTCCCTATATTGTCCAGCAGCAGAAATCTACAACAACCTAATCACAATCTGCACGGCTGGACTTCTACAGGTATGTCCAATATCTTGTCAATCATCTTCCTTGTTTCAATCGCAAgaaatgaattaaaatagaaaaatcccATCTAGCCAATCCTTGGTCTCAGAGTAAAAGAGGTTTAGAACCTATAAGCTTATTTGAAACTAATCTGTTGTGTTGTGTTATGATGAGCTCATTTAATATGTTATGTACAAAGTCTCATTTTCTATCCGGACGAAGATGAAATGCATACTTGCATAGGAGCATCATTGAGATTGTTTTCATGCTCTTATAATCCTGAACTCATAATTTTCAGGATTGCCAAGCTTGCACCTGTCTGCTACATCATCCACATTGTTAAGGGGAGAACGAGGCAGTGATCAGTCACACAAACTACCATTGTTACTTAGACAACGCAAGTCTTCAACATTGGCACaagcaaaaaagaataattccGTCACCATACCTTTCccaaaaatgaaagagaagCCAGATTGGTGGTGGAGAACTTTAGCATGTCTCCCCTACTTGATAGCTTTGCAGACGTCTGATACTGGGTTTCTCATTAGACCCTTCACAGAACACTACGAAGTATTTAAAGATTTGGTTTATTATGTCCCAGGAGCAATAACGAGGTTACCTGTCTGGTTCACAATGATATATACCTTACCTACATATTATGGAGtggtgaagaagaaagagtgGCCTCACTTCTTTAGGTACCATATAATGATGGCGATGTTGTTAGAAATGATACTGCAAGTGGTAGAGGTTTCGAGCAATTTTTTTCCGCTGATACACTTCGATGGGACGTTCGGCATAGAATACTGGGCAGTTGTCTCATTCGCGTACATCTTCATCTTGTTGAAGTGTATAAGGTGTGCTCTTGGTGGCAAGTATGTCAAACTCCCATTCTTTAGCACACCAGCGTTAGCGCATACTCTTTTTGAAATAGAAGGCTACTACAAACCTTTCTAGAGAGTCATTCAGGCGCCCTCGTCAGTTGTatgttgttttagttttttgttgGCTTAGAGATGTAAGGTTATGTATAAGATCAATTTACATCTGTACTAGTTATTGGCTTACTTATTTTCATTGCATTTGTTCTGGGTTCTTGTattgtaaaagaaaaacaagtcaaaaaaacaagaaataaaattccATTTGAATAAGTCTGTGTGACTTGGCTATCAACATTatgtttttaaattgaagGTCAATCCTAGCAACAAATCCGAtggatttttttcttctcctttatCGACAAGAGGAGGAGAGGGAGGTTTGAATTTGAGACTTCTTTCGATGTTGAATGTTCCAAGTAGAGATCATTTTCTAACTTCgattatcatttaattcatttCCACAACCTACTTCTTTGTTTGATGTTTTTGCGTGTGTGTGAAAAATCCTCATTTCTTgtaatttaaactatcgcttgtactaaaaataaataaattaaattacaattcttttcatatttatcTTTTCGTCATTTAAAAGTGAactgttgaagaatataaagtcCCACGTCggaaacttgactaaataagAGTACTGCTAAatgaaccttaaaattaactgagtacacttTATGTTCTAAGTACAtcataatatttaaatcaaaatgtaaaattaactaagtacaccatatttaactaccaaaaataccctaGATACACCCTAACTCACTCTATCACACAGCAGCAAACCCATTCGAATCTGGTAACAATATTCTTTAAGGTCAAGTAGCAGACTAAATTATTCCGATATTATGGCTGAGAAGCTTAGATTCAAAGGCAGCAGAAAGCCCCTTGTTTTCTCTTTGCTTTATTGTTCTTTAATTGATTAAATGATGTTTCCCGGATCTTAAATTAGAGcggacaaaaacaaagataaaaagTTCAATTTAAGGATGCATGTATCGTGATGACCTTGTTGGGATTCCCCTAGGAAATCCTATCTTTGTATGATCAGAGTGTGTCTGGCTTTTTCTCCTTCAACCACTAAAGGGCCTTCCTCagttttatcttttaattttccttaTATTTGAATTCTCTCTGCATCACTTTCCCTGATTTGAGTTTGGATGAATTAGCCCATGTACCTCGCTCAGCCACATAATGGAATAGggtttctatttatttttcccaAGTAAGCAGATTCTTCAACTCAAATCCCTAAAG includes the following:
- the LOC117622498 gene encoding protein TIC 20-IV, chloroplastic-like isoform X1 gives rise to the protein MATTLGCRLTVLASPAASRYNDVNLKRRNKPNRVACKSNLSTFPILSSSRNLQQPNHNLHGWTSTGLPSLHLSATSSTLLRGERGSDQSHKLPLLLRQRKSSTLAQAKKNNSVTIPFPKMKEKPDWWWRTLACLPYLIALQTSDTGFLIRPFTEHYEVFKDLVYYVPGAITRLPVWFTMIYTLPTYYGVVKKKEWPHFFRYHIMMAMLLEMILQVVEVSSNFFPLIHFDGTFGIEYWAVVSFAYIFILLKCIRCALGGKYVKLPFFSTPALAHTLFEIEGYYKPF
- the LOC117622498 gene encoding protein TIC 20-IV, chloroplastic-like isoform X2, producing the protein MATTLGCRLTVLASPAASRSRNLQQPNHNLHGWTSTGLPSLHLSATSSTLLRGERGSDQSHKLPLLLRQRKSSTLAQAKKNNSVTIPFPKMKEKPDWWWRTLACLPYLIALQTSDTGFLIRPFTEHYEVFKDLVYYVPGAITRLPVWFTMIYTLPTYYGVVKKKEWPHFFRYHIMMAMLLEMILQVVEVSSNFFPLIHFDGTFGIEYWAVVSFAYIFILLKCIRCALGGKYVKLPFFSTPALAHTLFEIEGYYKPF